GCTTCGAGATCGGCTTCCCCGTGCCCACCGACAAGGACGCGGGGCAGATCGCCGGTTACCACTGCTGGGCGGACTTCTACGTTCCCGGTCACGGTTGGGTGCCGGTGGACATCTCCGAGGCTTGGAAGGACAAGGCCAAGCACGACTACTTCTTCGGGACCTTGGACACGCAGCGAGTGCAGTTCACGCTAGGCCGCGACCTGACGCTCACCCCGCGGCAGCAGGGCCCACCGCTGAACTTCTTCGTGTATCCCTACGTGGAAGTGGGCGGGGCGCCCTACGCCAACGTGGACAATGCGTTCTCCTTCGGCTCCACGGCCGGCGGTGCGCCGGCGCGGTAGGGCCGCTCCGATCAGTGCTTGGCCTGGGGCGGAACGTAGTTGGCGGGCAGGGCGGCACCCTCGCCGAAGAAGAACTGTTCCAGAGCCTTGACCAGGACCTCCTGGTCGCGGGGATTGGCGGGGTTGAGCCGGTACTCGTTCAGGATCATCTTGCAGTGCTCGCCCCACATGGCCCAGGCGTCGCGGGAGACGTTCTCGAAGATCTTCTGGCCCAGGGGCCCGTCGAAGGGAGGCTCGTCCAGCCCGGGCATCTCGCGCTGGAACTTCACGCAAAACACCTTGCGCGGCGAACCGGGGGGCGGGGGCGTGCTGCTGCTCATGCGGGCTCCTTCAAGGCACTTATATTAGCGCATCCGGAGCGAGCGCGGTGGTGGCCGCGCCCGCTCCTCTGGAAACCAGCTCCCATCACTACTTCGGCCAGCCTCCGGGATGGTAGTCGGGGAAGGCGGGAGGCGGGACCGTCTTGGGCGGGTTCGCCTTGAGTTCTTCCATCACCACCTCCACTGCCTTCTCCAACTGCGGGTCGTGGCCCTGGCGCCAGGCCTGGGGCGAGTATTCGACCTCGATGTCCGGGGGCACGCCATGGTTCTCGACGTCCCACTCGCCGTCGGGGTTGTAGAAGGCGACGCGGGGCGCGGTGACGCCACCGCCATCCATGAACTCGGGGTAGTCGTAGATGCC
This region of Terriglobales bacterium genomic DNA includes:
- a CDS encoding transglutaminase domain-containing protein, with the translated sequence FEIGFPVPTDKDAGQIAGYHCWADFYVPGHGWVPVDISEAWKDKAKHDYFFGTLDTQRVQFTLGRDLTLTPRQQGPPLNFFVYPYVEVGGAPYANVDNAFSFGSTAGGAPAR
- a CDS encoding oxidative damage protection protein, which produces MSSSTPPPPGSPRKVFCVKFQREMPGLDEPPFDGPLGQKIFENVSRDAWAMWGEHCKMILNEYRLNPANPRDQEVLVKALEQFFFGEGAALPANYVPPQAKH